The Desulfovibrio piger DNA segment CACACCCTTGCCCTGCACGTTCTTGGCCACAAGGCGGGTCTTGCGGGGCGACACGCGCTGGAATTTCGCGATAGCTTTGGATTCCATATCTCTACCCTACTTCTTGCCGGCCTTGGCCTTCTTGTCAGCGGCGTGGCCGTGGAAGGTACGGGTGGGCGAGAATTCGCCCAGCTTGTGACCCACCATGTTTTCGGTCACGAACACCGGCACAAACTTTTTGCCATTGTGCACCGCAAAGGTCAGACCCACCATTTCGGGCAGGATGGTCGAGCGGCGCGACCAGGTCTTCACCACGCGATGGTCATTGGAGGCCACCGCAGCGTCAACCTTCTTCATCAGGTGGCCGTCGATGAACGGCCCTTTCTTCAAAGATCTGGGCATCTGCTACTCCTACTTCTGGCCGCGGCGCTTAATGATAAGGCGCGAAGAAGCCTTGTTCTTGTCGCGGGTCTTGAAGCCCTTGGCAGGCATACCCCAGGGCGACACGGGATGACGACCACCGGAGCTGCGGCCTTCGCCACCGCCCAGGGGATGGTCGATGGGGTTCATGGCCACACCGCGGACCTGAGGACGGCGACCCAGCCAGCGGTTGCGGCCGGCCTTGCCCAGGGAGATGTTTTCGTGCTGGATGTTGCCCACCTGGCCCACAGTGGCCACGCAGGAAGCCAGCACCTTGCGCACTTCGCCGGAGGGCAGACGCAGCAGGGCGTACTTGCCTTCCTTGGCCACGAGCTGGGCGTAGGTGCCAGCGGCGCGGCAGAGCTGGCCACCCTTGCCGGGGTACAGCTCGACGTTGTGGATCACGGTACCCACCGGGATGCGGGACATCTGCATGGCGTTGCCGGGCTTGATGTCGGCACCTTCACCGGCCAGCACCACGTCGCCCTGCTTCAGACCCACAGGAGCGATGATGTAGCGCTTTTCGCCGTCCACGTAGTGGAGCAGGGCGATACGGGCGGTACGGTTGGGGTCGTATTCGATGTGCGCAACCTTGGCGGCGATGCCGAACTTGTTACGCTTGAAGTCGATGATGCGGTACAGGCGCTTCACACCGCCGCCACGACGACGGCTGGTCACGCGGCCACGGTTGTTGCGGCCGGCCTTCTTGGTCAGGCCCACGGTGAGCGACTTCTCAGGGGTCGTCCGGGTGATTTCCGCAAAGTCGGAAACCGTCTGGAAACGACGCCCGGCGGAGGTCGGTTTCAGCTTACGGACAGCCATTTTACACTCCCTCGAAGAACTCGATTTTATCGCCCTGGCGCAAGGTCACATAGGCCTTCTTCCAGCCGGGCTTACGGCCCACCACGCGACCCTGGCGTTCCCGATTGGAGGGAGCCTTGCGAACCACGTTGACCGCTTCAACTTTCACATCAAAAGCCTTTTCCACGGCCTGCTTGATTTCAAGCTTGTTGGCGCCGGGATGAACATAGAAAGCCACCTGACGGGACTCATCCTTCAGCAGGGTGGTCTTTTCCGTCAGCAGGGGCTTGATAAGAACCTGGGTGAATTCCATGAGTTGCCCCTCTTATTTTTCAAAGCGGGCCTGCACGGGCGCCACGGCGCCTTCCAGCAGGACCAGCTGCTTGTGGCGGAGGATCTCCAGCACGCTCAGACGATCAGGCGTGGTCAGCGTGATGCCGGGGATGTTGCGGGCGGAGCGGGTCAGGGCTTCGCTTTCCTCGGCGGTCACGATGAGAGCCTTGTTCAGGCCCAGAGTACCGGCCACTTTGGCAAAATGCTTGGTCTTGGCTTCGGGCAGTTCGATGCCCTTGACCACCAGCAGGTTTTCGGCGGCCAGACGGCTCGACAGAGCCATCTTCATGGCCAGGGCGCGCACCTTGCTGTTGACCTTGAAGCTGTAATCGCGGGGCTGGGGGCCAAACACGATGGCGCCGCCACGCCACACGGGCGAACGATTGGAGCCGGAACGGGCGCGACCGGTGCCCTTCTGCTTCCAGGGCTTCACGCCGCCGCCGGAAACGAAGGCGCGGGTCTTGGCCATGTGGGTACCGGCGCGCTTGGCGGCCATCTGGGCACGCACCACGAGGTTGAGGATCTCGGGACGAGCCTCAACTTCAAACACGTCGGCGGAAAGCGTCAGTTCGCCGCATTCCTGCTTGTTCTGGTCATAAACTTTCACGGTAGCCATTGTTGTGCTTCCTCTACTGCTTGCGGATCAGCACCAGCCCGTTCTTGGGGCCGGGCACGGAACCCTTGACCAGGATGACGTTGTCGGCGGGACGAACGTCAACGATCACAAGGCCCATTTCCGTCACGGTTTCGTTGCCCCAATGGCCAGCCATCTTACGGCCCTTGAACACGTGGCCGGGGAAGGTGTTGTTACCGATGGAGCCGTTGTTACGGTGCACTTTTTCGCAACCGTGCGTATCCTTGGAACCGGCGAAGTTCCAACGGCGCATACGGCCCTGGTAGCCCTTACCGATGCTCTTGGCGGTCACTTTGACCTTGTCGCCGGTAGCAAACATTTCCACGGTCAGTTCCTGACCGGGTTCCATTTCAGGGGCGTTTTCCAGGCGGATTTCACGCAGTTCGCGGTACAGGCCGGTGCCGGCCTTGGCGAAGTGGCCCTTCATGGCCTTGCTGACGTGCTTTTCCTTGTCTTCGGTCAGCGCGATCTGCAGAGCATTGTAACCGTCGGTTTCAACGGTCTTCACCTGGGTGACGGGGCAGGGCCCGGCCTGAATCACCGTGACGGGCACAGCGGCGCCGTCACCGGCAAAAATGCGGGTCATACCAAGTTTACGACCCAAAATTCCCATTTTCTCAGCCATGACTGCCTCTCACTAGAGCTTGATTTCAACGTCCACGCCAGCGGGCAGGGAAAGCTTGCCGAGGGCGTCAACGGTCTGCTGCGTGGGTTCAAGGATGTCCATAAGCCGCTTGTGGATGCGCATTTCGAACTGCTCACGGGACTTCTTGTCCACATGCACGGAACGCTGAATGGTGTACTTATGAATATTGGTGGGCAGCGGGATGGGCCCGGCCACACCGGCACCGGTATTGCGCGCCGTATCCACGATTTCCGCAACAGCCTTGTCCAGGATGCGGTAATCGTAGGCTTTGAGCTTGATCCGAATGCGATCACTGCTAACTGTCGTCATTGTTGCCTACTCCGTTTGAAAAATCCTGGCCGGTTGGGTTCGGCGCAGGTTTCTTAACAGCTTTGCGCGGGCCAAAAACCACGGGCCCGAAGGTCGGCCTCACCCGTTGGGGAGACTGGGCAACAACTTGGGGAAGAGAAGCGCTTGAAGCAGCGCACATCACAGAATCTGAGGGAATCAGATATATCGGAAGGTACGGACGCCTGAGCGTGCCTGCATCATCCGTGTGATGCTTCCCGGCGTAGCCCAGGCCTGTCACTGACTGAAGCAGTGACGAGGGTGGTCCCGCAGGGTCACCAAATGGGGGAACCCCCCCCTTACCTTTACAGCCCGGGGTCACCTGATCGCCAGGTGGGATCCGCTGTGTGGGCTGGAACGGCTCGACATTGTCTCGGCATCTGGTAACGCCTGCACATGTCAAAACCCGCCGCGGAGCGACCGCTTTGGGTGCATCAGGACAGACTCAATCTGCCCTTCCCTGCCGTCCAGGGAACAGCCTTGTTGCTCAAGGCGAGGTTCCTTCTATCGGGAATGGGGCGATGCGTCAAGTTTTTTTCACTGCGAGAGGGATTTTTTTTCGCGCTATTGCTGATTTTCCCGTTCCGGCAAGAAAAAAGCGGAGCTCAGATGCGGAGAAAGGAGGCATGTCATAAAATATATGGCTCTTGACTAGAAGTCATTTCATAATTCTGGAGAAAATTTAAGGTTTCGGTTAGTCTCAAAAAATGAGCAAAGCCGAAATGCTAACTGATGATCAATGGTCTGTCCTGGAACCTCTTTTTCAGAAAGAGCGCACAGGCGCAGGACGTCCACAAATTCATTCTGACAGAGAAGTTTTAAATGGCGTCCTCTGGGTCTTGCGTACAGGCGCGGCATGGGCGGACTTACCGGACAGGTTTCCATCTTCCGCAACTTGCTATCGGAGATTCAGCAAATGGGTAAAAGATGGAAGGCTTCGAAAAATTCTGGAGTCTCTGGCCCGGCATCTTGAAGATAATGGCCTGATAAATCTGGAAGAATGCTTCATTGACGGCACATTCGTTGTCGCAAAAAAAGGGGCCCAAAAGTGGGAAAGACCAAGCGGGGCAAAGGTACGAAGCTCATGGTTATTGCTGACGCTTCTGGTTTACCTATCGCCGTGTACACGGATTCTGCTAACCCTCATGAAGTCAGACTTGTCCAGGCTACAATCAATGAAATTGTCACGTTGGGACGACCCCGAAGAATTATTGGGGATCGTGCCTATGACAGCGATCCGCTTGATGAAGCCCTTGCTTCTCAGGGAATTGAACTCATCGCGCCGCACCGCAAGAATCGTAAAAAGCCGGCGACGCAAGACGGACGGCTCTTGCGCCGTTACAAAAGAAGATGGAAAATTGAACGCCTTTTTGCGTGGCTTAACAAATTTAAAAAGGCAATAACTCGTTGGGAAAGGTGCGTTGAACGTTTTACGGCTCTTGTCCACCTTGCTTTTTCTATGATTTTGTTGAGAAGAGTTATAAAAATTGCCCATTAATTATGAAATGAGTTCTAGCTGAGATATCCTAAAAAGGTTATCCAGGTAGCCATGGCAATGAAAAACAAGTACGCATATCGTTCAAGAATTTCCGAGGCAAAAATTCGGCAACTTGTGAAGCTTTTTTCCGTTGATTTGACAGCTTCACAGATTGCGGAATTGTCCGGTGTTAACCGAAACACCGTCAACCGGTATGTGACGGCTTTCCGGGAAAGAATTGCCCGTTATTGCGAGGCGGAGTCTCCCGTCAAAGGGGAAGTCGAGGTTGATGAAAGCTACTTCGGCGCTCGCCGGGTCAGGGGCATCAGAGGCCGTGGAGCACGCGAAAAAACCATTGTTTTCGGCCTGTTCAAACGCAATGATAACGTCTATACGGAAATCGTTCCTGATTGCTCCAGAGCCACTCTCCAGGGCATCATACGTGGACGTGTAGACCTTGAAAGCGTCATTCATTCCGATGGTTGGCGAGGTTATGACGGGCTCGTCGATTTGGGATACCAAAAACACTTCCGCGTCCAGCATTCGCACAATGAATTTTCCAATAAGCACTCACATATCAATGGGATAGAAAGTTTTTGGAGCTATGCAAAAACCCGGCTGGTTCGTTTTAGGGGCCTTCAAAAACAAACGTTTTATCTCCATTTGAAAGAATGTGAGTTTCGGTTTAATCATAGACAAGAGAACATTTACCTTCTGGTGCTAAAACTGCTCAGAGAAAATCCTCTCAGCTAGTCAAGAGCCAAATATATATTGCCATCCGCCGGAGTGGGGACTTTTTCACAGGCCGAAGCGAAAAACACACGACCTGTGGCCCATGCAGCAAAAAAATCCCCAGGACATCACGGATCGGGGGCTGCCCCCCAAGCGCCCCTGCCGAAGAGGCAAACGGCGTGACGAAAATTTGTTGCTTCGATTGTTGGAGGCCTTCCTCCCGCAAGATCCGGGAGCTGGATGTGACGTCTGCCCAGGATAGCGGACGAGACCCACAGCCCGGCACAGCGTTTTTCCCCAAAAAAGCGGGAGGGGACTTTCCCCAGCAGGAAAAGGCCCCTCCCTCTCGTCTACATCATACTAAAGTCAGCGCTACTTGCCCTGATCCAGGTCGCCCAGCAGGGCGCGGGCATAGTCGGCACCGTTGAAGGGCCGCAGGTCTTCGAGCTTTTCGCCCAGGCCCACATAGGTGATGGGCAGCTTTTCCTGCATGGCCACGGCGATGGCCACGCCACCCTTGGCCGTACCGTCCAGCTTGGTGAGGATGAGCTCGTCCACACCGGCGGCTTCCTTGAAGAGCTTGGCCTGCGAAAGAGCGTTCTGGCCGGTGGTGGCGTCGATGACCAGGATGCAACGGTGCGGCGCGCCTTCATGCTTCTTGCCCAGCACCTGACGGATCTTGGTCAGCTCTTCCATCAGGTTGACCTTGGTCTGCAGGCGGCCGGCGGTATCCACAAAGAGGATGTCCACCTTTTCGGCCAGGGCGCGATCCATGGCCTCGTAGGCCACGGAGGCCGGATCGGAACCGGCGGGGCGGGCATGGAAGAGCGCGCCCACGCGCTCGGCCCAGACCTGCAGCTGCTCGATGGCCGCCGCACGGAAGGTGTCGGCCGCGGCGATCATGACCTTTTTGCCCTGCATGCGGGCACGATGGGCCAGCTTGGCGATGGTGGTGGTCTTGCCCACGCCGTTGACGCCGATGAAGAGCACCACTTCGGGCGGGTTCACGGCGCTGATGCGACGCGGCAGACGGAAGATTTCGTCCACTTCGGCCATGAGCAGGCCGCGTACGTCTTCCACGCGGGTCACGTTCTCCTTGCGGGCCCGTTCACGCAGACGCTCCACCAGCTCCAGCGAAGGTTCGTAGCCCAGGTCGGCCATGATGAAGAGCTCTTCCAGCTCTTCCCAGAAACTCTCGTTGAGTTCGCCGTGGCTGCTGAACAGGCTGTCCAGACGGCGGGAGAACTGCTCGCGGGTACGGCTCAGGCCTTCGCTGATCTTGAGGAACAGGCGGCTGCGCTCGTCTTCCTCGTCCTCCATGTCCAGGGCCAGGGTCAGGCGATACTGCAACTCGGAGCGGAATTCGTCCAGCTGCACATATTCCATACGCTCCAGCCAGCCACGGAAATCATCCACGAAGGCGTCCACTTCGGCGGCGGGCGCATCCAGCGAACGCAGCAGGAAGCGCAGACGCTTCCAGAGTTCGTCCCCGGCTTCTTCCACACCTTCCAGCACGATGCCCAGCCAGACGGAGAGGCGCGGTTCGGCCTCGCGCAGACGCAGGATCATGGACTGGGCCAGAGCGGGATCAAGACCGCAGGTCTCCAGCGCGGGCGCGGTGGGACGCTCGGCCGTGGCAGCCGCCGCGGCAACGGCAGTGGCGGCAAGGGCCGCATCGGCCATGACCTCAGCGACGGGCTCGTCCTGTTCCGGCGTAGCAGCGCTCTCCGTGTCTTTTTCCACCTCGGCCGGAGGTTCCTGTTCCGTGCTTTCAGCGGCAGCCGCGACACGTTCATCCGTACCTGCTTCCGCTACGGCAGTTTCAGAATGGACGTCTTCGCCCGCCTCCTGCTCCACCGCAACAGGCGTTTCCTCAGCCTCGCCAGCAGGGGCGGCGGCTTCCGGCCGGGCCGTATCTTCGTCACTGCCGAAGATGCGCTGCCACCAGCTGCGACGGGGCGCAGCCGCTTCGGGCTTTTCTTCCGCTTCTTCGCGGACCTCGTCGCGGGCAGCTTCCTCTTCCAGGACATCCGTTCCGGCGTCGTCAGCTTCTTCAGCGGCAGCTTCGTCGGCTTCAACAGGGGTCACAGTGGTCGTATCGTCCCCGGCCGCATCAGCCATCTCGGCGGCATCGGCCCCGGTCACGTCCTCAGGCAGCGGTTCTTCTTCCGCTTCCTGGGCAGTCTCCACAACGGTCTCAGCCTCGACAGCCACAGCTTCCGCTTCGGCAGGGGCCTCTTCCTCTTCTGCAGGGGATTCTTCCACAGCATCCACAGGAGCCGCATCAGCACCGGCCGGCTCTTCGCACATCTCGACAACTTCGGCTTCCGCAGCCTCAGCTTCCGGAGCAATCGCTTCCGAACTGACGCCATCCTGTTCGGGAGCACCCGCTTCTGCAGCGGCATCACCGGAAGCTTCTTCCGGCGCCGCAGCCTCGGCAGCCGCTTCCGTCACAGGCTCCTCGACCGAAGGAATTTCATCTTCCACCACAGCAGCCGGGGCTTCTTCCGCTTCGGCGACCGGTTCGCTTTCGGCCTCCACGGAGGGCTCACCCAGAAGCGTCGGCACCTCAGCTTCCGCCACAGGTTCCCCTTCCGCCACGGTGCTCTCGGCTTCTGCCGGAGCTTCGGACGCCGCAGGCTGGTCGGCAGGCGCCACCGTCACGGCAGCCTCGACGCTCCCGCCCTCCTCTGCGGCTCCGGCGGCAGGGCCATCGCTTTCAGCGGCGGGCACTTCCACCACGGGCTCATCCGCGACCACGGCTTCAGCTTCCGGCGCCACCTGTTCGACATCCCCGGCAACGGGGGCGGCCTCGTCTTCCGGGGCCTCGTCCGCAGATGCGTCTTCAGCAGGGGCAACGACTTCTTCAGCCGCCGGGACGCTCTCCGGTCCCGGCGTGCTTTCCGGCTCCGCTACGGCGCTCCCGGTATCAGCGGCAGGCTCCTCCGGGGCAACAGACGTTGCGGCCGTTTCCTTCTCGACTGCCGCGGCCTGCGTTTCTTTCGTTTCCTCGGTGCCCCCACCAAAAAACTTTTTTACTGCGGAAAAAAAGCCCATAGTCTCTCCTTATTTCACTGCGGCCCCGCTCAGGGCCTGCAAAACTTCTTCAAGATCAGCCGCACAGGTCTCCACGGCCAGCGCACGCGCCTCACAGCCGGGATCCTCCAGCGCATCGAGCATCTCGCGGGCGCTGTCCTCAAGGCGCACAGCCCCCAGGCAGGGCGCTGCGGCAAGCAGCATCCGCCCCAGATGGCACAGCCCTTCCAGCTCATCTTCCGCATACAGGCGCATCATGAGCATGGGCGCATGGGCAAAGGTCTGGCGGAACAGGGCCGCGGTCATATGCCAGCTTGCGGGGTTCCCCTGCTGGAAATGCCTGCCGCGGATGGCATCCACCGGCAGAGCGTCCTCGGGGGCGGCGACATCCTCACCGGAAACGGGCCGCCACTTCCGGTCGTCGGATTTTTCCGGCTCTGGATCTCCCTGCTTGCGCAAAAGCTGCAGCCCCAAAGAATGCAGGCGCCTCAGATCGCCCCAGTGCCAGTACAGCGCCGCCAGAAAGACGCTGAGCAGCAGCGTATTGATGATGAAGCGCCAGGTCTCGCGCTGCATGACCTTGTCCGAACCTTCCTGCACCAGGCGGCGGGCAAGATAGACCTCCACCGTGCCCACGGGCTGCCCTTCCCGGCGCAGCGGGCTCATGCCCTGCACGGTGTTCTCCGTGATCTCGCCGTCCCAGGGCACGGCCTCCCAGTGCGCATTGCGACGCTGGCCGGAAAAAAGACTGTCCCCCACCTGCACCGTCACGGCGTACAGGCGCTGATCTTCCATGAGCCCCGTCACCAGGGCGTCCGTGGAAACGGCGGAGAGTTCCCCGTGCAGTCCCAGCAGATGGGTGAAACGGCTGGCCACCCGGCCTGCCTCGTTCTGCAGACGGTTCTGTGCGGCATCGCGTTCAGCCATGATGTTCCACGCTGCCTGCGCCAGAAAGAGCAATATGGCCAAAAGCCAGCAGGCCAGGGCCACCCAGCGGCGGTATCTGGTCAGGAAAATAAGAACTGACCGCTTCACGAGCGGGAATCTCCTTGCAATTTTGTGCGCAGCTTATGTGCCAGCATACGCGTATCGGCGTCCCCAAGCAGAACGAGGGCGCTCCCCCAGGCACAACATCCGGCCCCTATGGACAGAGCCAGGCCCGCCATGGCGGGCAGCCCGGGCAACAGGACCGGCACGACGGACAGCAGCTCCTGCAACGGGCAGACCATGCCGCACAGGCGCAGGACCACCAGGGCACCTGCGGCTGCCGCGCCCGCGGCCAGCACATGCCGCAGACAGGCCATGCCGTCCAGAAGCGCCGGCGCGGGCAGCAAAGGCCGCAAACGTCGACGCAGCCCCCGCCACAGCCAGACGGTCTGTCCCCACAGGGCCGCACTGGCCGCCGCAGCCGGCAAACAAAAATATATGTCCCTTGCCATACTATGTAACAGCCACGCCCCGCCTGCAAGCGTAAAAACAACGGCAAGCAGCGAGGACAAGGCCGTCAGGCGCACGTCGCCCAGGGCGTTGCAGCCCGCCAGCAGGCAGCGGCTCACCGCGCAGGCGGGCAGGCAGGGCAGGTACGCCCAAAGGGCCAGGGTCACCTGCCGCACCCCCGTGGCATCGAATTCCCCGTGATGCAGCAGGACGTCCACAAGGCAGGGGCCCACGGCCCACAGCCCCGCCGCCGCAGGCAGGGACAAGAGCGTGGCCCAGCGCAAGGCCAGGGCCATGTCCCGCCGGAAGGCGGCAAAATCTTTTTCTCCGGCCAGACGGCTCAAACGCGGCAAACTGGCCATGCCGAGGCAGGCACCGATCAGGCCCAGCGGCAGCTCCAGCAGGCGCTCGGCATAGTACAGGCCCGCGATCTGGCTGCCCACCGCCAGTCCCATGGCCGCCAGCATCACCAGCTGCGGCGCGGCGGCCCCCAGCAGGCCCAGGGGCAAGCGCCCCAGGCAGCCCCACAGCTCACGGCCGGAGGGCGCGGCGGCCGGACGCTCCATGGCGGTCGCCGGGAATACATGACGGGCATAGCCCCATTGGGCCAGCCACTGGGCCAGGCCCCCGGCGCTCATGCCCGCGGCCAGTGCCGCCGGGACAGCCTCTGTGCCTCCCGCCAGCCAGCCCGCCAGCATGGCACTGATGACCACCACATTGAAGATGACGGGCGAAAGCGCGGGCAGCCAGAAGACTTCGCGGCAGTGCAACACCGCCATGCCCAGGGCCGCCATCCCCGCCAGCAAAACATAGGGCAGGCAAAGGCGGAGCAGGCTGCTGCCCTCCGCCAAGGCTTCAGGAGAAAGCGCGGGCGCCAGAAAGGCCAGCAATTGCGGCGCTGCCAGCATGCCCAGCAGGACAAGGCCGCCCAGCACCAGCACGAGGCGCCGGAACAGGCCGGAGGCCAGAGCGGGCAGCGGATCCCCCTGGCCTTGCGCCACATCGTGCCGCACCAGCCAGGCCGTGAGCGTCATGGACAAAGAGCCTTCGCCCAGCAGGCGGCGCAGCAGGTGCGGCAGGCGCAGGGCCGCCACCAGGGCATCGGCCACCGGCCCGCAGCCCACCATCCAGGCCATGCCCATGTCGCGCACCAGTCCCAGCAGGCGGGAAAGCAGGGTGAACAACGCCAGCATCCCGGCCGTGCGGGCCATACGGGCACCGCCTGAAGGACGGGGAGCATTGCCGTGCGAAAGGCTCATGGGCATATCCTTAATAAAAAGACGTCCCGGTGCCGGCTGGGACCGGGACCGGGCACGCGGCACATCGAAAAAAGCCTCCGGCAGGAAAAGGCGCCCTGCCGGAGGGAGCTGCGTTACGGTCTGTGCGGATCGCTTTCCGTACGCCAGGCCTGGACAGCGGCCCGGACGGCGGCGTCCTTTTCCTCGGGCATGACCTTGAACTGCTCGGCAAAGACATGGATGCGCGTACCGCCACGGGGCACGAACAGGCCCTTGACGCGGCACCAGCAGGGTTCGAGCACGGTCCACAGATCTTCCAGCACCGTGTTGGTGATGGTCTCCATGAAGGACTGATGGTTGCGGAAGGCGAACATGTAGAGCTTGAAGCTCTTGGATTCCACGCACAGCTGGTCCGGGATGTACTCCACGGTGATGGTGCCCATGTCCGGCTGCCCCGTCACCGGGCACAGGGACGTGAACTCGGGGAAGGCGATGCTGATGACGTAGGGACGCTGGGGGTAACGGTTGGGGAAGGATTCCAGCAGCGCCGTACTGGGGCCGCCCTGCAATTCGGGCATCTTGCCGGTCCCCAGCACATGCAGGTGCTGCGTCTGGTCCTGGCTGCGGGTGGTGGACATGAAAACTCCTTTTCTGATCTTGCCGGACACCGGGAACGGGCCACGGCTGCCGTCCTTGTAACTTATTGTGCTTGCCGCTACAATAGCGGCCGTTATCTGCCGTCCCGGCAGTTTGTGGAGGATGCATGAAACTTTCTGTTGCCTTGCGAGCCTGTTCCGCCGGGGGCCTCATGCCCCTGTCCGTGGCCCGGGTCGCAGGGATGCCCAGCCATCGTCTGGCGTCCCCGCTGGTGCGCCAGTGCCCCTTCATCCCTGTGGGCACCGGCCTGTATGATGCGAACGATGTGGAACTGCTGCGCGTCACGGGCCGCTGCTGGCTGCCCGCCGATGACGGCGGCCACG contains these protein-coding regions:
- the rpsS gene encoding 30S ribosomal protein S19, whose protein sequence is MPRSLKKGPFIDGHLMKKVDAAVASNDHRVVKTWSRRSTILPEMVGLTFAVHNGKKFVPVFVTENMVGHKLGEFSPTRTFHGHAADKKAKAGKK
- the rplB gene encoding 50S ribosomal protein L2, which encodes MAVRKLKPTSAGRRFQTVSDFAEITRTTPEKSLTVGLTKKAGRNNRGRVTSRRRGGGVKRLYRIIDFKRNKFGIAAKVAHIEYDPNRTARIALLHYVDGEKRYIIAPVGLKQGDVVLAGEGADIKPGNAMQMSRIPVGTVIHNVELYPGKGGQLCRAAGTYAQLVAKEGKYALLRLPSGEVRKVLASCVATVGQVGNIQHENISLGKAGRNRWLGRRPQVRGVAMNPIDHPLGGGEGRSSGGRHPVSPWGMPAKGFKTRDKNKASSRLIIKRRGQK
- the rplW gene encoding 50S ribosomal protein L23: MEFTQVLIKPLLTEKTTLLKDESRQVAFYVHPGANKLEIKQAVEKAFDVKVEAVNVVRKAPSNRERQGRVVGRKPGWKKAYVTLRQGDKIEFFEGV
- the rplD gene encoding 50S ribosomal protein L4 gives rise to the protein MATVKVYDQNKQECGELTLSADVFEVEARPEILNLVVRAQMAAKRAGTHMAKTRAFVSGGGVKPWKQKGTGRARSGSNRSPVWRGGAIVFGPQPRDYSFKVNSKVRALAMKMALSSRLAAENLLVVKGIELPEAKTKHFAKVAGTLGLNKALIVTAEESEALTRSARNIPGITLTTPDRLSVLEILRHKQLVLLEGAVAPVQARFEK
- the rplC gene encoding 50S ribosomal protein L3; this translates as MAEKMGILGRKLGMTRIFAGDGAAVPVTVIQAGPCPVTQVKTVETDGYNALQIALTEDKEKHVSKAMKGHFAKAGTGLYRELREIRLENAPEMEPGQELTVEMFATGDKVKVTAKSIGKGYQGRMRRWNFAGSKDTHGCEKVHRNNGSIGNNTFPGHVFKGRKMAGHWGNETVTEMGLVIVDVRPADNVILVKGSVPGPKNGLVLIRKQ
- the rpsJ gene encoding 30S ribosomal protein S10, with protein sequence MTTVSSDRIRIKLKAYDYRILDKAVAEIVDTARNTGAGVAGPIPLPTNIHKYTIQRSVHVDKKSREQFEMRIHKRLMDILEPTQQTVDALGKLSLPAGVDVEIKL
- a CDS encoding IS5 family transposase (programmed frameshift), producing MSKAEMLTDDQWSVLEPLFQKERTGAGRPQIHSDREVLNGVLWVLRTGAAWADLPDRFPSSATCYRRFSKWVKDGRLRKILESLARHLEDNGLINLEECFIDGTFVVAKKGAQKLGKTKRGKGTKLMVIADASGLPIAVYTDSANPHEVRLVQATINEIVTLGRPRRIIGDRAYDSDPLDEALASQGIELIAPHRKNRKKPATQDGRLLRRYKRRWKIERLFAWLNKFKKAITRWERCVERFTALVHLAFSMILLRRVIKIAH
- a CDS encoding IS1595 family transposase, with the protein product MAMKNKYAYRSRISEAKIRQLVKLFSVDLTASQIAELSGVNRNTVNRYVTAFRERIARYCEAESPVKGEVEVDESYFGARRVRGIRGRGAREKTIVFGLFKRNDNVYTEIVPDCSRATLQGIIRGRVDLESVIHSDGWRGYDGLVDLGYQKHFRVQHSHNEFSNKHSHINGIESFWSYAKTRLVRFRGLQKQTFYLHLKECEFRFNHRQENIYLLVLKLLRENPLS
- the ftsY gene encoding signal recognition particle-docking protein FtsY codes for the protein MFGSDEDTARPEAAAPAGEAEETPVAVEQEAGEDVHSETAVAEAGTDERVAAAAESTEQEPPAEVEKDTESAATPEQDEPVAEVMADAALAATAVAAAAATAERPTAPALETCGLDPALAQSMILRLREAEPRLSVWLGIVLEGVEEAGDELWKRLRFLLRSLDAPAAEVDAFVDDFRGWLERMEYVQLDEFRSELQYRLTLALDMEDEEDERSRLFLKISEGLSRTREQFSRRLDSLFSSHGELNESFWEELEELFIMADLGYEPSLELVERLRERARKENVTRVEDVRGLLMAEVDEIFRLPRRISAVNPPEVVLFIGVNGVGKTTTIAKLAHRARMQGKKVMIAAADTFRAAAIEQLQVWAERVGALFHARPAGSDPASVAYEAMDRALAEKVDILFVDTAGRLQTKVNLMEELTKIRQVLGKKHEGAPHRCILVIDATTGQNALSQAKLFKEAAGVDELILTKLDGTAKGGVAIAVAMQEKLPITYVGLGEKLEDLRPFNGADYARALLGDLDQGK
- the murJ gene encoding murein biosynthesis integral membrane protein MurJ; translated protein: MSLSHGNAPRPSGGARMARTAGMLALFTLLSRLLGLVRDMGMAWMVGCGPVADALVAALRLPHLLRRLLGEGSLSMTLTAWLVRHDVAQGQGDPLPALASGLFRRLVLVLGGLVLLGMLAAPQLLAFLAPALSPEALAEGSSLLRLCLPYVLLAGMAALGMAVLHCREVFWLPALSPVIFNVVVISAMLAGWLAGGTEAVPAALAAGMSAGGLAQWLAQWGYARHVFPATAMERPAAAPSGRELWGCLGRLPLGLLGAAAPQLVMLAAMGLAVGSQIAGLYYAERLLELPLGLIGACLGMASLPRLSRLAGEKDFAAFRRDMALALRWATLLSLPAAAGLWAVGPCLVDVLLHHGEFDATGVRQVTLALWAYLPCLPACAVSRCLLAGCNALGDVRLTALSSLLAVVFTLAGGAWLLHSMARDIYFCLPAAAASAALWGQTVWLWRGLRRRLRPLLPAPALLDGMACLRHVLAAGAAAAGALVVLRLCGMVCPLQELLSVVPVLLPGLPAMAGLALSIGAGCCAWGSALVLLGDADTRMLAHKLRTKLQGDSRS
- the queF gene encoding preQ(1) synthase produces the protein MSTTRSQDQTQHLHVLGTGKMPELQGGPSTALLESFPNRYPQRPYVISIAFPEFTSLCPVTGQPDMGTITVEYIPDQLCVESKSFKLYMFAFRNHQSFMETITNTVLEDLWTVLEPCWCRVKGLFVPRGGTRIHVFAEQFKVMPEEKDAAVRAAVQAWRTESDPHRP